A single Macrobrachium nipponense isolate FS-2020 chromosome 5, ASM1510439v2, whole genome shotgun sequence DNA region contains:
- the LOC135215527 gene encoding uncharacterized protein LOC135215527 yields MGSRLSEEPLFIPTLGRPFHLGMLYDCRSDQILQGITLWDQQTLDRIKEKKLESSNSKIITSDTIKDKSSGLDANIGLKLSFLGGMVDVSGSGEYLDNRKSSNHVERVTLKFECTTKTETMTMNQLGKGKIEHPEVFDHGTATHVVTGITYGGNAFFVFEKELSSNSLDKNVKGNLHAMVNSIPDLKINGEGKVDLSEDEKKESRKFSCSYFGDFILRENPSTFEEAVRLYKEMPNIIGKKGKNAVPISACLYPLTKLDSKASKLVREISAVLVNETENYLEDLYKLDVKCNDLLRSEAVNKFHGIKAELQEFKSLLATYKLVFQREVAKILPSIRGGNKEESELANILKKRDFSPFRNESLRRWMETKESQVKILLQYTSSLQQIEFISEPGDLQSKVMSPHHSQVLCFSILIPKSDSHLINMSKYLKEETLNSDLDFTAGNATIPLKIKENESSMMEKARYFRDFFDNNKENTDVSFLVAEDVSDSNEFQAKTKYYNNGRLLNEDFAIPSAPRKVNVNNIATTHESILVQWEKPLHGASNIDQYKIVCEDTTGNNPPIIQNADSNVTSHCIQGLSPGCEYSVSIQSVCQLGVSVKGQIRGAVKTRPTSPPGKPKAWQICSSEIEIKWSKPLHIGSQCTRIKYLVKQQEEGSDWKVVSSLPFENQSINMYVNPNVTCRFKVYCECEHCGKSLGSELSNDLKIEMKEDEVYKSDLCRQSVKIMDGNIKIYKPNLKHVASHEKYKLQKYEFGNEKDAMPEKVIMLVGSTGSGKTTLINGLINYVFAVKWEDTFRFKLITEPESDNQAKSQTSEVSSYTIHHQEGFRIPYSLTIIDTPGFGDVQGIERDQKITEQIRKFFTTGGVGGVDKIDAVGFVVQSSLPRLTAMQIYIFDQILSLFGKDMAENIFLLLTFADGQKPQVLCGIKEANIPHSKIFKFNNSALYARCKEPEREEQDSGEFEDSTFDTMFWDMGEKSFMKLIEALNLTQSRSLTLTKEVLEERHRLEVTVTGIQVDIQTGLHKLEKLRCEVEVLKSHEADIDRNKNFTYTVTEETFVKEPIPVGQFITNCLECHRTCHENCGIEKDTEKQGCWAITGENCRICPKQCHWKMHGNFPYKYTCKQVEVTKTAEDLRRRYEEARDKKLSAEQLVKEVEEDFQAVQIKVLGMTETVRKCLKKLKEIALKPNPLSTVEYIDILIESEKSQAQPGWQTRAKHLQTVRKTAEEMKKIADEGYDPFMEIKKKIEEEKKQMNSGNCSQLMIPFRSQGMKSRWVEVEDYLNNIFS; encoded by the coding sequence ATGGGGAGTAGACTTAGTGAAGAACCTCTTTTCATCCCAACACTTGGGAGGCCTTTCCACTTAGGTATGCTGTATGACTGCAGATCTGACCAAATTTTACAGGGGATTACATTATGGGATCAACAAACTCTGGatagaataaaggaaaaaaaacttgaatcatCTAACAGTAAAATCATCACTTCTGATACCATTAAAGATAAGTCTTCTGGACTGGATGCCAACATTGGCTTAAAACTTAGCTTTCTTGGAGGGATGGTGGATGTGTCTGGCTCTGGGGAATACCTTGACAACAGAAAATCTTCAAATCACGTGGAAAGGGTAACCTTGAAGTTCGAGTGCACAACTAAAACTGAAACAATGACGATGAACCAGTTAGGGAAGGGAAAGATTGAGCACCCAGAAGTTTTTGATCATGGTACAGCTACGCATGTTGTAACTGGGATTACATATGGAGGCAATGCTTTCTTTGTTTTCGAGAAGGAGCTGTCTTCAAATTCATTAGACAAAAATGTTAAAGGTAATCTTCATGCTATGGTCAATTCCATTCCAGACTTAAAGATTAATGGGGAAGGAAAGGTTGATCTAAGTGAAGATGAGAAAAAGGAATCTCGGAAATTTAGCTGCAGTTACTTTGGAGATTTTATACTTCGAGAAAACCCATCGACATTTGAAGAAGCAGTTCGTCTCTACAAAGAGATGCCAAATATCattggaaaaaagggaaaaaatgctgTCCCAATAAGTGCATGTTTATATCCACTTACCAAACTAGACAGTAAGGCTTCTAAACTTGTTAGAGAGATCAGTGCTGTTCTTGttaatgaaacagaaaattatttgGAGGATCTGTATAAACTGGATGTGAAATGCAATGATCTTCTGAGATCAGAAGCAGTTAATAAATTTCACGGAATTAAAGCAGAACTTCAGGAATTTAAATCTTTATTGGCTACTTACAAactggtatttcagagagaggtAGCAAAAATTCTTCCAAGTATCAGAGGTGGAAACAAAGAGGAGAGTGAGTTagcaaatatattgaaaaaaagggATTTCTCTCCATTTCGAAATGAATCTCTCAGGAGATGGATGGAAACAAAAGAAAGCCAAGTAAAAATACTTTTGCAATACACTTCCTCTCTTCAGCAGATTGAGTTTATATCAGAGCCAGGCGACTTACAGTCAAAGGTGATGAGTCCTCATCATTCACAAGTTCTGTGTTTTTCAATTTTGATCCCTAAATCTGATTCACATTTGATAAACATGTCAAAATACCTGAAAGAAGAGACTCTTAACAGTGATTTGGACTTCACAGCTGGAAATGCTACAATCCCacttaagataaaagaaaatgaaagttcaATGATGGAAAAGGCAagatatttcagagacttctttgataataataaagagaacacTGATGTTAGCTTCCTTGTTGCAGAGGACGTTTCTGATTCAAATGAATTCCAAGCTAAGACAAAGTACTATAATAATGGTAGACTCCTCAATGAAGACTTTGCAATACCTTCAGCCCCAAGGAAAGTAAATGTAAACAATATTGCTACTACACATGAGAGCATTTTGGTTCAGTGGGAAAAACCCCTTCATGGTGCATCAAATATCGACCAGTACAAGATTGTCTGTGAAGACACTACTGGAAATAATCCACCTATTATTCAGAATGCAGATTCTAATGTTACAAGTCATTGCATTCAGGGGCTCAGTCCTGGCTGTGAGTATAGTGTTAGCATTCAAAGTGTTTGCCAACTTGGAGTTAGTGTTAAGGGCCAAATAAGGGGTGCTGTTAAAACAAGGCCAACTAGTCCACCTGGGAAACCTAAGGCCTGGCAGATATGTTCTTCAGAAATAGAGATTAAGTGGTCAAAGCCGCTTCACATTGGTTCTCAGTGCACAAGAATCAAATATTTAGTTAAGCAACAAGAAGAAGGGTCTGACTGGAAAGTAGTAAGCTCATTGCCATttgaaaatcaatcaattaatatgtatgtaaatcCAAACGTTACCTGTAGGTTCAAGGTTTATTGTGAGTGTGAACACTGTGGCAAGAGTCTTGGTAGTGAATTAAGCAATGATTTGAAGATAGAAATGAAAGAAGATGAAGTCTATAAATCTGATTTATGTAGGCAATCAGTGAAAATAATGGATGGTAATATCAAGATATATAAGCCAAATCTAAAACATGTTGCATCTCACGAGAAATATAAACTTCAGAAATATGAATTTGGAAATGAGAAAGATGCCATGCCAGAAAAGGTCATCATGCTTGTTGGTTCTACTGGATCAGGTAAAACCACTTTAATCAATGGACTAATTAACTATGTATTTGCTGTTAAATGGGAGGATACCTTTCGTTTCAAATTGATCACCGAGCCAGAAAGCGACAACCAAGCAAAAAGCCAAACTAGTGAAGTATCATCGTACACAATACATCACCAAGAAGGTTTTAGAATACCTTATTCTCTCACAATCATTGATACACCAGGTTTTGGTGACGTTCAAGGCATAGAAAGAGATCAGAAAATTACAGAACAAATACGCAAATTTTTCACAACAGGAGGTGTAGGAGGTGTAGACAAAATTGATGCAGTTGGTTTTGTTGTTCAGTCATCTCTTCCAAGACTTACTGCAATGCAGATATACATTTTTGATCAAATACTGTCACTCTTTGGAAAGGATATGGCTGAGAACATATTCCTGTTACTTACTTTTGCTGATGGTCAAAAACCTCAAGTCCTTTGTGGCATTAAAGAAGCAAACATACCACACAGTAAAATCTTCAAATTCAATAATTCTGCACTATatgcacgttgcaaagaaccagaAAGGGAAGAACAAGATAGTGGTGAATTCGAAGACAGTACTTTCGATACCATGTTTTGGGATATGGGAGAGAAGAGTTTTATGAAGCTTATAGAAGCTCTGAACTTGACTCAGAGTAGGAGCCTCACCCTAACTAAAGAGGTTCTTGAGGAACGCCATCGTCTAGAAGTTACAGTAACTGGCATCCAGGTAGATATTCAGACTGGACTGCATAAATTAGAGAAGCTAAGGTGTGAAGTGGAAGTCCTCAAATCGCATGAGGCTGATATTGACAGGAACAAGAACTTCACCTACACAGTTACTGAAGAGACCTTTGTGAAAGAGCCAATTCCTGTCGGACAGTTTATAACAAACTGTCTAGAGTGCCACCGGACTTGCCATGAAAACTGCGGAATTGAGAAAGATACTGAAAAACAGGGTTGCTGGGCGATTACAGGTGAGAATTGTCGTATTTGTCCTAAACAGTGTCATTGGAAAATGCATGGAAATTTCCCATACAAATATACTTGTAAGCAGGTTGAAGTAACAAAAACTGCAGAGGACCTAAGGCGTCGATATGAAGAGGCAAGGGATAAGAAACTTTCTGCTGAACAACTTGTAAAAGAGGTAGAGGAAGACTTTCAGGCAGTTCAAATAAAGGTTCTGGGTATGACAGAAACTGTGAGAAAATGCCTCAAGAAACTGAAAGAAATCGCACTAAAACCAAATCCTCTCTCTACCGTGGAGTACATAGACATCCTGATTGAGTCTGAGAAATCACAAGCCCAACCAGGATGGCAGACTCGGGCCAAGCACCTGCAGACTGTCAGGAAAACGGCGGAGGAAATGAAGAAAATCGCTGACGAAGGATATGACCCTTTCATGGAGATAAAGAAAAAGATAGAAGaggagaaaaaacaaatgaacagtGGCAATTGCTCTCAACTCATGATTCCCTTTCGGTCTCAAGGCATGAAGAGCCGTTGGGTTGAAGTCGAGGACtatcttaataatatttttagttaG